The DNA region TCGGCGTGCATGGATGCGCTGGACCTCTTTCCTGCGGCCGGCATTCGCTACATTCCGGTGGTGCACGAGCAGGGCGGGGGCCACATGGCCGACGGCTATGCGCGGGTCTCCGGCCGTCATGGGGTGTGCATGGCGCAAAACGGTCCTGGCATCACCAACTTTGTCACCGCGGTGGCGGCGGCCTACTGGGCGCATTCCCCGGTGGTGGTGATCACGCCCGAGTCGGGCACCATGACCATGGGGCTTGGGGGTTTTCAGGAGACGGACCAATTGCCGATTTTCTCCAAGATCACCAAGTTCCAGGCCCACGTGAACAACCCCCGGCGCATGGCCGAGCTCACGGGCCGGGCCTTCGACCGGGCGATGCTGGAGATGGGGCCGACGCAACTCAACATCCCGCGCGACTTCTTCTATGGAGACTACGATTACGAAATTCCCGCCCCGATTCGCATCGAGCGGGGGCCTGGGGGAGAGAGGAGTCTGGAGGAGGCGGCTGAGCTGCTTGCCTCGGCCCAGTTTCCGGTGATCATCTCGGGGGGCGGGGTGGTCATGAGCGAAGGAGTGGAGGCGTGCGTGAAGCTGGCCGAGCTCCTGTCGGCCCCGGTGGTGAATTCCTATCTCCACAACGATTCCTTTCCCGCCTCCCATCCCCTGTGGGCGGGTCCCCTGGGCTATCAGGGGTCGAAAGCGGGCATGAAGTTGATTGCCAGGGCCGACGTGGTGCTGGCCTTGGGCACGCGGCTGGGCCCCTTTGGGACGCTTCCCCAGCACGGGCTTGATTACTGGCCCCGGCAGGCGAAGGTCATCCAGGTGGACGCCGACCCCCGGGTCCTGGGGCTGGTGAAGAAGATCTCGGTCGGGATTGCGGGCGATGCCAAGGCTGCGGCCGAGGCGCTCATCGAGCGGCTCAAGGCCAAAGTCCTCGCTTGCCAGGCCAACCGGGAGGAACGGCTGAAGGTGATCCGGGGCGAGAAGCAAGCGTGGGAGCAGGAGCTCAACGAGTGGACCCACGAGCGCGACCCGTATTCGCTCGATGTCATCCGTCAGGAGCCCCACCTCATGCATCCACGCCAGCTGCTGCGGGAGCTGGAAAAAGCGATGCCCAAGGAGGCCATGGTCTCCACCGACATCGGCAACATCTGCTCGGTGGCCAATAGTTACCTGCGCTTCGAGCGCCCGCGCTCCATGTTTGCCGCCATGAGTTTCGGCAACTGCGGCTACGCCTTCCCGTGCATCATCGGCGCCAAGGTGGCTGCTCCCGAGCGGCCGGCCATCGCTTATGTGGGCGACGGGGCGTGGGGCATGAGCTTCGGGGAGATTCTGACCTGCGTGCGCGAGAAGATCCCCGTGACCGCGGTGGTGTTCAACAACCGCCAGTGGGGGGCGGAGAAGAAGAACCAAGTGGACTTCTACAGCCGCCGCTTCGTGGGCACCGATCTCGAGAACCCGAGCTTTGCGGCGATCGCCAAGGCCATGGGGGCCGAAGGTTTTGTCATCGACCGGCTTTCGGACGTGGGGCCGGCTTTGAGGCAGGCGTGCAAGGCGCAAGAAGAGGGCAAGACCACGGTCCTGGAGATGATGGTCAGCCGGGAGCTGGGCGACCCCTTCCGCCGCGACGCGCTCTCCAAGCCCAAGCGCTTC from Pelomicrobium methylotrophicum includes:
- the xsc gene encoding sulfoacetaldehyde acetyltransferase; translation: SACMDALDLFPAAGIRYIPVVHEQGGGHMADGYARVSGRHGVCMAQNGPGITNFVTAVAAAYWAHSPVVVITPESGTMTMGLGGFQETDQLPIFSKITKFQAHVNNPRRMAELTGRAFDRAMLEMGPTQLNIPRDFFYGDYDYEIPAPIRIERGPGGERSLEEAAELLASAQFPVIISGGGVVMSEGVEACVKLAELLSAPVVNSYLHNDSFPASHPLWAGPLGYQGSKAGMKLIARADVVLALGTRLGPFGTLPQHGLDYWPRQAKVIQVDADPRVLGLVKKISVGIAGDAKAAAEALIERLKAKVLACQANREERLKVIRGEKQAWEQELNEWTHERDPYSLDVIRQEPHLMHPRQLLRELEKAMPKEAMVSTDIGNICSVANSYLRFERPRSMFAAMSFGNCGYAFPCIIGAKVAAPERPAIAYVGDGAWGMSFGEILTCVREKIPVTAVVFNNRQWGAEKKNQVDFYSRRFVGTDLENPSFAAIAKAMGAEGFVIDRLSDVGPALRQACKAQEEGKTTVLEMMVSRELGDPFRRDALSKPKRF